A window of the Synechococcus sp. JA-3-3Ab genome harbors these coding sequences:
- a CDS encoding type 1 glutamine amidotransferase, giving the protein MFLIQPEQNFDFPIMNILGMLRSAGKLQELCYAGVLVIEISMRVHYLQHVPFEGLGYIESWLKAKEYPVTGTRFFESTRLPSLDEFDMLIVMGGPMSANDESAFPWLGQEKEFIRNAIEAGKSILGICLGAQLIASAMGSRVFPNRVKEIGWWPVRGVQPPDELTFRFPPSIEVFHWHGETFELPPSAIHLAKSEGCENQAFQLGRSVIGLQFHLETTPELVQGLVSHCRNELLPSTYVQSEAEILSASPEKYQAINRLMGEVLSFLCRSDP; this is encoded by the coding sequence TTGTTCCTTATACAACCGGAACAGAATTTTGATTTTCCTATCATGAATATCTTAGGAATGCTACGATCAGCAGGGAAGTTACAGGAGCTATGCTATGCTGGGGTGTTAGTCATCGAAATCAGCATGCGTGTCCATTACTTACAACATGTGCCCTTTGAAGGTCTGGGCTATATAGAGTCCTGGCTCAAAGCCAAGGAATACCCTGTAACGGGCACAAGGTTTTTTGAATCGACGAGATTGCCGAGCCTAGATGAATTTGACATGCTCATCGTCATGGGTGGCCCCATGAGTGCCAATGACGAAAGTGCATTTCCTTGGCTAGGTCAGGAGAAGGAGTTTATCCGCAATGCCATCGAGGCCGGCAAGTCCATTTTGGGCATCTGTCTGGGGGCGCAACTGATTGCCAGCGCAATGGGTAGCCGAGTGTTTCCAAATCGTGTTAAGGAAATAGGCTGGTGGCCGGTACGAGGGGTACAGCCCCCTGATGAGCTAACCTTTCGCTTCCCGCCCTCGATTGAGGTTTTTCACTGGCACGGGGAAACTTTCGAGCTGCCGCCCAGTGCAATTCACCTTGCCAAAAGCGAAGGCTGTGAGAATCAGGCCTTTCAGCTTGGACGCTCAGTGATCGGCCTCCAGTTTCACTTGGAAACCACGCCAGAATTGGTGCAAGGGCTTGTCTCCCACTGCCGCAACGAACTGTTGCCATCTACCTATGTGCAGTCGGAAGCAGAGATCCTCTCAGCCTCCCCTGAGAAGTACCAAGCCATAAACCGTCTAATGGGCGAGGTTCTCTCCTTTCTCTGTCGCTCCGATCCCTAG
- the murD gene encoding UDP-N-acetylmuramoyl-L-alanine--D-glutamate ligase: MGHQVLGLGIAGWSAARLLRAQGKEVWVWDEQDSELLRQRQAELEREGIPVHLGQPFQLLPGVKQVVVSPGIAWDHPLLQEARRQGIEVVGEAELAWPFLEHLPWVGITGTNGKSTTTALVAEMFKVAGLEGIPCGNIGLPLSQVALETWQGRRQPAWIVAELSSYQLEASRHLMQSSPGSPPRIGVWTTFTPDHLERHGTLERYAGFKARLLQRAQWRVVNGEDPYLFRRRQDWENTYWVSLQDPQADVFLRGSTLYIQGEAVAELEDFAERCPGSHNLQNLLLAAAAAHLAGIPNTAIQGAIRSFAGMPHRLERVAQIQVGSTPIRFVNDSKATNYEAGWVALNALSPPIILIAGGRAKQGDPSAWLRLIQAKVARVLLIGEAAPALAQALQEIRYTDLEILPTLDVAVERAFVAACSLAQALDNPAQPITVLLSPACASFDQYSSFEHRGHHFRACCQALVGSLEC; the protein is encoded by the coding sequence GTGGGCCATCAGGTTTTGGGACTGGGGATCGCGGGTTGGTCGGCTGCACGGCTGCTGCGGGCCCAGGGAAAAGAGGTGTGGGTCTGGGACGAGCAGGATTCGGAGCTCTTGCGGCAACGGCAGGCGGAGCTGGAACGGGAAGGGATCCCTGTCCACTTGGGCCAGCCTTTTCAACTGCTGCCGGGAGTGAAGCAGGTGGTGGTCAGCCCGGGCATTGCCTGGGATCACCCGCTGCTGCAAGAGGCGCGGCGGCAAGGGATCGAGGTGGTGGGAGAGGCGGAGCTGGCCTGGCCGTTTCTTGAGCACCTGCCTTGGGTGGGGATCACGGGCACCAACGGCAAAAGCACCACCACGGCCCTGGTGGCGGAGATGTTCAAGGTGGCAGGGCTCGAAGGGATCCCCTGCGGCAACATCGGCTTACCTCTGTCGCAAGTGGCTCTAGAAACCTGGCAAGGGCGGCGGCAGCCGGCTTGGATCGTGGCAGAGCTGAGCAGCTACCAACTAGAAGCCAGCCGCCACCTGATGCAGAGCTCCCCCGGCAGCCCGCCCCGCATTGGGGTGTGGACAACTTTCACCCCCGATCACCTAGAGCGGCACGGCACCCTGGAGCGCTACGCCGGCTTTAAGGCGCGGCTGCTGCAGCGGGCCCAGTGGCGGGTGGTCAACGGCGAGGATCCCTACCTCTTTCGCCGCCGGCAGGACTGGGAAAACACCTACTGGGTTTCGCTGCAAGATCCGCAAGCGGATGTTTTCCTGCGGGGGAGCACTCTTTACATCCAGGGAGAAGCGGTAGCCGAGCTGGAGGATTTTGCCGAGCGCTGCCCAGGCTCGCACAACTTGCAGAACCTGCTCCTAGCGGCAGCGGCTGCTCATCTGGCCGGGATCCCCAACACTGCCATTCAAGGAGCCATCCGCTCTTTTGCCGGCATGCCCCATCGCCTGGAGCGGGTAGCCCAAATCCAGGTGGGATCCACCCCCATCCGCTTTGTCAACGACAGCAAAGCCACCAACTACGAGGCCGGCTGGGTGGCCCTCAACGCCCTCTCCCCGCCCATCATCCTCATTGCCGGTGGAAGGGCCAAACAGGGGGACCCCTCAGCCTGGCTGCGGCTTATTCAGGCTAAGGTGGCCCGCGTGTTGCTCATTGGGGAGGCTGCCCCTGCCCTGGCCCAGGCCCTCCAGGAGATCCGCTATACTGACCTCGAGATCCTGCCAACGCTAGATGTGGCGGTGGAAAGGGCTTTTGTAGCTGCTTGCTCCCTAGCGCAAGCCCTGGACAATCCGGCCCAGCCCATCACCGTCTTGCTCTCGCCTGCTTGTGCCAGCTTTGACCAGTACTCCAGCTTTGAGCACCGTGGCCACCACTTCCGCGCCTGCTGCCAAGCCCTTGTGGGATCCCTGGAATGCTGA
- a CDS encoding FtsW/RodA/SpoVE family cell cycle protein, translated as MATTSAPAAKPLWDPWNAEARWLRWLTLVWLGMGLAMLFSASYPVAQQTTGDGLYFFKRQVLWSGLGLVCFTILVRIPLQRWFPWAGILCLLGIGLVWATHVPGLGVSRLDASRWLDLKVIPIIQPAELLKPLLVLQGSWVFGRWFYHPLWFRGVWVGLFALALLGILIQPNLGTTAICGLTLWVMAWTAGLPLFTLLATAGLGILAAGVSILSKDYQRRRILAFLDPWGNAQGDGYQLVQSLLAIGSGGWWGKGYGLSLQKLFYLPIQYTDFIFAVYAEEFGLVGSLFFLGLLSAYTWVSLRVMRRCLDLPARLVVCGCLMFLVGQALLNIGVVSGLLPTTGVPLPLFSYGGSSILAGLIMAGLLVRAAREVG; from the coding sequence GTGGCCACCACTTCCGCGCCTGCTGCCAAGCCCTTGTGGGATCCCTGGAATGCTGAAGCCCGCTGGCTGCGCTGGCTGACGCTGGTCTGGTTGGGGATGGGACTAGCGATGCTGTTTTCCGCCTCCTACCCGGTGGCGCAGCAGACTACCGGCGATGGCCTCTACTTTTTTAAGCGCCAGGTGCTCTGGTCAGGGCTGGGGCTGGTCTGCTTCACCATCCTAGTGCGCATCCCCTTGCAGCGCTGGTTCCCCTGGGCGGGGATCCTCTGCCTGCTGGGCATTGGCTTGGTCTGGGCCACCCACGTGCCAGGTCTGGGGGTTTCCCGCCTGGATGCCAGCCGCTGGCTGGATCTAAAGGTGATCCCGATTATTCAGCCTGCGGAATTGCTCAAGCCCCTGTTGGTGCTGCAGGGATCCTGGGTGTTTGGCCGTTGGTTTTACCATCCCCTCTGGTTTCGCGGCGTCTGGGTCGGGCTCTTTGCTTTGGCGCTGCTGGGGATCCTCATCCAGCCCAACTTGGGTACCACCGCCATCTGCGGCCTTACCCTCTGGGTCATGGCCTGGACGGCTGGGCTCCCCCTTTTTACCCTCTTGGCTACCGCGGGACTGGGGATCTTGGCGGCTGGGGTGAGCATTCTCAGCAAAGACTACCAGCGGCGGCGCATCTTAGCCTTTTTGGATCCCTGGGGGAATGCTCAGGGGGACGGCTACCAGTTGGTGCAGAGCCTTTTGGCTATTGGCTCAGGTGGCTGGTGGGGCAAAGGCTATGGTCTTTCCCTACAAAAGCTGTTCTACCTGCCCATCCAGTACACGGACTTCATCTTTGCTGTGTATGCAGAAGAGTTTGGCCTGGTGGGATCCCTTTTCTTCCTGGGGCTATTGAGCGCCTACACCTGGGTCAGCTTGCGGGTTATGCGGCGCTGTCTCGACCTGCCTGCCCGGCTGGTGGTCTGCGGCTGTCTGATGTTTTTGGTAGGGCAGGCACTGCTGAATATCGGCGTGGTCAGCGGCCTACTTCCGACTACAGGGGTGCCCTTGCCCCTGTTTAGCTACGGCGGCAGCTCGATCCTGGCGGGGCTGATCATGGCGGGGCTGTTGGTCCGGGCCGCCCGCGAGGTGGGCTAA
- a CDS encoding dynamin family protein — protein sequence MMPAKRLESCRHVILTLSEGAHHRLDSTDPSVALRIAGESLFTLGNLTAGILSEYHDVISSSVLLEKLQAFRVVYEEAVARLQKPSFRIATIGTTSSGKSTIVNALIGRKIAPIEPQEMSAGILRIRHSERSRLVIHNTEGATWECGTWEDQRDEEIYSRLKLTMEAYHQERRKKRKKRDEAEVGIPQVDVECPLLPVRNPFLLGLPEGLQVEIYDLPGLNSIQDKQALGLSKSMSASALALLHWITLRQIGKDGKLS from the coding sequence ATGATGCCGGCGAAGCGGCTTGAGAGCTGTCGGCATGTCATCTTAACTCTATCTGAAGGAGCGCATCACAGGCTTGATTCTACGGATCCCTCGGTAGCCCTGCGGATCGCAGGAGAGTCACTGTTCACCCTTGGCAACCTCACTGCCGGGATCCTCAGCGAATACCACGACGTCATTAGCAGCTCTGTGCTGCTGGAAAAGCTGCAGGCCTTTCGGGTTGTCTACGAAGAGGCTGTTGCCCGCCTACAGAAGCCCTCCTTCCGGATCGCCACCATTGGCACCACCTCTTCGGGTAAATCCACTATTGTGAACGCCCTCATTGGCCGGAAAATCGCGCCTATTGAGCCCCAGGAGATGAGTGCCGGGATCCTGCGGATTAGGCACAGCGAGCGGAGCAGGCTAGTTATCCACAATACCGAAGGAGCTACCTGGGAATGCGGCACGTGGGAAGACCAGAGGGACGAAGAAATCTACAGCCGGCTCAAGCTGACGATGGAGGCCTACCACCAAGAGCGGCGAAAGAAGAGGAAGAAGAGGGATGAAGCGGAGGTGGGCATCCCTCAGGTAGACGTTGAGTGTCCGCTGCTGCCGGTCAGAAATCCTTTTCTGTTAGGCCTGCCTGAGGGCTTACAGGTCGAGATTTATGACTTGCCTGGCCTAAACTCAATTCAAGATAAACAAGCCTTAGGATTATCCAAGAGCATGTCAGCAAGTGCTTTAGCTTTGTTGCACTGGATTACTCTCAGACAGATTGGCAAGGACGGGAAACTCTCTTGA
- a CDS encoding Ycf51 family protein, which produces MMDGSLQSFFASASQVGLGVAVFLALLTLLAWIRNWPWKFSLVGYTAFTLVLTAGCFALSLGPIFRSRIPGAAPYTTVYDQGAERAVIAVSPDITPEQLILTLKQAASDLASSGRFSTGSPVFTLQARTVIHPEPGVSEPLLLGTLQQPLGKRLRTPEEQQQQQIRLEEEAFARLRKLAQVQAAASSAEGGLGESPLSQS; this is translated from the coding sequence ATGATGGATGGCTCTTTGCAATCTTTCTTCGCCTCTGCCAGCCAGGTGGGGCTGGGAGTAGCGGTCTTCCTGGCGCTGCTCACTCTGCTGGCCTGGATCCGCAACTGGCCTTGGAAGTTTTCGCTGGTGGGCTACACGGCCTTTACGCTGGTTTTGACGGCGGGCTGTTTTGCCCTCAGTTTGGGGCCGATCTTTCGCTCCCGCATCCCCGGCGCTGCTCCCTACACCACGGTTTACGACCAAGGGGCGGAGCGGGCAGTCATCGCCGTCAGTCCGGACATCACCCCCGAACAGCTGATCCTCACGCTCAAGCAGGCGGCTAGCGATCTGGCATCCTCAGGCCGCTTCTCCACCGGTTCGCCGGTGTTTACCCTGCAGGCCCGCACCGTCATCCACCCTGAGCCGGGGGTTTCCGAGCCCTTGCTTTTGGGCACGCTGCAACAGCCGCTGGGAAAACGCCTGCGCACCCCGGAAGAACAACAGCAGCAGCAAATCCGGCTGGAGGAAGAGGCCTTTGCTCGGCTGCGCAAGCTGGCCCAGGTTCAGGCTGCGGCTTCTTCCGCTGAGGGTGGGTTGGGAGAGTCCCCCTTGTCCCAGTCTTGA
- a CDS encoding alpha/beta fold hydrolase: protein MGLQLHCRVWGEGIPSLPILLLHGHPGNADCMEVFAEAVAGMHPCVAPDLRGYGRSQVRDPFEMSAHLEDLQELLDRLGWRECLLLGWSLGGILALELALRLPGRVKGLVLVASAACPRSNHPPTDFWDQLNTGIASLLNWLWPGWEWNIDTFGRRSLYRYLIQRHTPRTYRYLAQAALPAYLHTSPQARQALRAALRQGYNREGELQQLHIPVLLMAGERDRHITAASSLATARALPQCTCIVYPHVAHLFPWEIPDQVGRDLRRWLSAQDWDKGDSPNPPSAEEAAA from the coding sequence ATGGGCCTACAGCTCCACTGTCGTGTTTGGGGAGAAGGGATCCCTTCGCTGCCCATCCTGCTGCTCCACGGCCATCCGGGCAATGCCGACTGCATGGAAGTTTTTGCCGAGGCGGTGGCGGGGATGCACCCCTGTGTGGCGCCGGATCTGCGCGGCTACGGGCGTTCGCAGGTGCGGGATCCCTTTGAGATGTCGGCCCACCTGGAGGATTTGCAGGAGCTGCTGGATCGCCTGGGCTGGCGGGAGTGCCTGCTGCTGGGCTGGTCGCTGGGCGGGATCCTGGCCCTGGAGCTGGCCTTGCGGCTGCCGGGACGGGTCAAAGGCTTGGTCTTGGTGGCCAGCGCCGCCTGTCCTCGTAGCAACCATCCCCCCACCGATTTTTGGGATCAGCTCAACACTGGCATTGCCTCGCTGCTCAACTGGCTCTGGCCCGGCTGGGAGTGGAACATCGACACCTTTGGCCGCCGCTCTCTCTACCGCTACCTAATCCAGAGACATACCCCGAGAACCTATCGCTACCTGGCCCAGGCAGCTTTGCCGGCTTACCTGCATACCTCTCCTCAGGCTCGCCAAGCCCTACGCGCTGCCCTTCGACAGGGCTACAACCGCGAGGGAGAGCTGCAGCAGCTGCACATACCTGTGTTGCTCATGGCTGGCGAGCGGGATCGCCACATCACTGCCGCCAGCAGCCTGGCCACTGCCCGCGCCTTGCCCCAGTGCACCTGCATTGTCTATCCCCATGTGGCCCACCTCTTCCCCTGGGAGATCCCCGACCAGGTAGGACGGGATCTGCGGCGCTGGCTTAGCGCTCAAGACTGGGACAAGGGGGACTCTCCCAACCCACCCTCAGCGGAAGAAGCCGCAGCCTGA
- a CDS encoding Crp/Fnr family transcriptional regulator, which translates to MTLVSITSAAEAQEWRELRQWAEEHYRSRTFPKDVRIPTRPGLVYIPQEGVVRLVSQTPERREVFVGFITPGVPFELSNPERFELKACTHVDRTTVMWFYWQDLEQWPYLHQKIQESFRQQLQRKLLWLGNLGQRRAIDRLKGFLTLLIDEYGQPCEQGMYLPWPLTHAQIGDAIGATRVTVTRLLGSLRSKGFVQVLDQNLICIPNGVKLQPTPKKAASA; encoded by the coding sequence ATGACACTTGTTTCCATCACATCGGCAGCAGAGGCTCAGGAATGGCGGGAACTCCGCCAGTGGGCCGAAGAGCACTACCGCTCTCGTACGTTTCCTAAAGATGTGCGCATTCCAACTCGTCCGGGATTGGTGTACATCCCCCAAGAGGGCGTGGTGCGCCTGGTCAGCCAAACGCCGGAGCGGCGGGAGGTTTTTGTCGGGTTTATCACGCCCGGGGTGCCCTTTGAGCTGAGCAACCCGGAGCGCTTTGAGCTAAAAGCCTGCACCCATGTCGATCGCACGACGGTGATGTGGTTTTACTGGCAGGATTTGGAGCAGTGGCCCTATCTGCACCAGAAAATTCAAGAAAGCTTCCGCCAGCAACTGCAACGCAAGTTGCTCTGGCTGGGCAACTTGGGCCAGCGTCGCGCCATCGACCGCCTGAAGGGCTTTTTGACCTTGTTAATCGACGAGTATGGGCAGCCCTGTGAGCAGGGGATGTACCTCCCCTGGCCCCTCACCCACGCCCAGATCGGGGATGCCATTGGTGCCACCCGCGTGACGGTTACTCGCCTGCTGGGATCCCTGCGCTCGAAGGGGTTTGTGCAGGTGCTGGATCAAAACTTAATCTGCATCCCCAACGGGGTGAAGCTGCAGCCGACGCCAAAAAAGGCGGCCAGCGCCTGA
- the surE gene encoding 5'/3'-nucleotidase SurE — translation MNILISNDDGIQAAGVRCLAAALAQVGGHQITVVCPDRERSATGHALTLHKPLRVDPVREGFPPEVQAWACSGTPSDCVKLGLDGLLQQPPDWVIAGINQGANLGTDVLYSGTVSAAMEGLLEGIPSLAVSLASFTHQDFQPAAQVVLMLLEKLSLKPLEKPMLLNVNVPPLGLAEIRGMVLARLAWRKYTDLYEKRVDPRGKAYYWLAGEVVEEEVDPCSDVRAVAEGYVSITPLQPDLTAYAAFESLQRWGLSAFGF, via the coding sequence ATGAATATCCTTATCAGCAACGACGATGGCATCCAGGCGGCGGGGGTGCGATGTCTGGCCGCTGCGCTGGCTCAGGTGGGTGGACATCAGATCACGGTGGTCTGTCCGGATCGGGAGCGCTCGGCTACCGGCCACGCCTTGACGTTGCACAAGCCGCTGCGAGTGGATCCGGTGCGGGAGGGGTTTCCGCCAGAGGTGCAAGCTTGGGCCTGTTCGGGCACGCCCTCGGACTGCGTCAAGTTGGGCCTGGACGGTCTGCTGCAGCAGCCCCCTGACTGGGTCATTGCCGGCATCAACCAGGGAGCCAATCTGGGCACTGATGTGCTCTATTCCGGCACCGTCTCGGCAGCCATGGAAGGGCTGCTGGAAGGGATCCCCAGCCTAGCCGTGAGCCTGGCCAGCTTTACCCACCAGGATTTTCAGCCGGCGGCCCAGGTGGTGCTGATGCTGCTGGAGAAGCTGAGCCTGAAGCCTTTAGAGAAGCCGATGCTGTTGAACGTCAATGTCCCCCCGCTAGGGTTGGCTGAAATACGCGGCATGGTCTTGGCCCGCCTGGCCTGGCGCAAGTACACGGATCTCTACGAGAAACGGGTAGATCCCCGCGGCAAGGCCTACTACTGGCTGGCAGGAGAGGTGGTGGAAGAGGAGGTGGATCCCTGTTCCGATGTGCGGGCGGTTGCCGAGGGGTATGTGTCGATTACGCCCCTGCAGCCGGATTTAACGGCCTACGCCGCTTTCGAGAGCTTGCAGCGCTGGGGCCTCTCAGCCTTTGGCTTTTGA
- a CDS encoding EVE domain-containing protein, with protein MNYWLMKSEPSVYSIWDLQREGQTLWDGVRNYQARNYLKAMQVGDRAFFYHSNANPPGIAGLMEIVETQVVDPSQFDPTSPYYDPKSTPAAPRWQTVRVQFVAAFGRLIPLAQLRATFTPAELEVVRRGTRLSVMPVPQAVAERLLALAAVPL; from the coding sequence ATGAACTACTGGCTGATGAAATCGGAGCCCAGCGTCTACAGCATCTGGGATCTGCAGCGGGAGGGCCAAACTCTCTGGGACGGCGTGCGCAACTACCAAGCCCGCAACTACTTGAAGGCCATGCAGGTTGGGGATCGCGCCTTTTTCTACCACTCCAACGCCAACCCTCCCGGCATAGCCGGCTTAATGGAGATCGTGGAAACCCAGGTGGTGGATCCCAGCCAGTTTGATCCCACCAGCCCCTACTACGATCCCAAGTCAACCCCTGCAGCGCCCCGCTGGCAGACAGTGCGGGTGCAATTTGTTGCCGCCTTTGGGCGCTTGATCCCTTTGGCCCAGTTAAGGGCCACTTTTACCCCTGCGGAGTTAGAAGTGGTGCGGCGAGGCACGCGACTGTCGGTGATGCCTGTTCCCCAGGCTGTGGCAGAACGGCTGCTGGCCTTGGCAGCCGTTCCCCTCTAG
- the hisH gene encoding imidazole glycerol phosphate synthase subunit HisH, with protein sequence MKAVRLAVIDYDAGNLHSACKGLERAGAEVQLVTEPAGLAAFDGLVLPGDGAFDPAMQQLRARGFGEAIRQAIERQQPFLGICIGLQVLFEDSEEGTEPGLGIVPGRVQRFRPEPGLRIPHMGWNQLHLTQPDSPLWAGIPEQSWVYFVHSYHAVPKDPSWVVATTQHGSQTCVAAIARGTLFATQFHPEKSGPVGLKILQNFVEFVARRLPAAGA encoded by the coding sequence ATGAAAGCCGTGCGCCTGGCGGTGATCGACTATGATGCCGGCAACCTGCATTCAGCTTGCAAAGGGCTGGAGCGGGCCGGGGCCGAGGTGCAGCTAGTCACAGAGCCGGCTGGGCTAGCGGCTTTTGATGGCCTTGTCCTGCCCGGCGATGGGGCCTTTGACCCAGCCATGCAGCAGTTGCGGGCGCGCGGCTTTGGGGAGGCAATCCGACAAGCCATCGAGCGGCAGCAGCCTTTCTTGGGCATTTGTATTGGTTTGCAAGTTTTGTTCGAAGACAGCGAAGAGGGGACAGAGCCGGGGCTGGGCATCGTGCCGGGGCGGGTGCAGCGCTTTCGACCGGAGCCGGGCCTGCGCATCCCCCACATGGGCTGGAACCAGTTGCACCTTACCCAGCCCGACTCTCCCCTTTGGGCAGGGATCCCCGAGCAAAGCTGGGTTTACTTTGTCCACTCCTACCACGCGGTGCCCAAGGATCCAAGCTGGGTGGTCGCCACCACCCAGCACGGCAGCCAAACCTGTGTGGCCGCCATTGCCCGCGGCACCTTGTTTGCCACCCAATTTCACCCCGAAAAGTCCGGCCCTGTAGGCTTGAAGATATTGCAAAACTTTGTCGAGTTTGTTGCCCGTCGCTTGCCTGCTGCCGGCGCCTAG
- a CDS encoding RNA-guided endonuclease InsQ/TnpB family protein, whose amino-acid sequence MRTAYQYRLRPTTSQIALMEQWLELLRRQYNYRLAERFNGWEQNRCNIHACSLTVCHLPVLKDKPTFDSQKRDLVNTKALFPEYQAIHSQVLQDCLQRVQRAFDRWLKGDRNGKRAGRPRFKGVGRYRSFTFPQMKQDCIRGQFIHLPKVGPVKLVQHRPLPDGFTK is encoded by the coding sequence ATGAGAACCGCTTACCAGTACCGCTTGCGTCCTACCACCAGCCAGATAGCTCTAATGGAGCAATGGCTGGAGCTGCTACGTAGGCAGTATAACTATCGCCTGGCAGAACGGTTCAACGGGTGGGAGCAAAATCGCTGCAATATCCATGCCTGCTCCTTGACGGTCTGTCATCTGCCTGTGTTGAAAGACAAGCCCACCTTCGACTCCCAGAAACGAGACTTGGTAAACACAAAGGCTCTCTTCCCCGAATACCAAGCGATTCATTCCCAGGTGCTCCAAGACTGCCTACAGCGGGTGCAAAGGGCCTTTGACCGATGGCTAAAAGGTGACCGCAACGGCAAAAGGGCAGGCAGGCCTAGGTTTAAGGGAGTAGGGCGGTATCGCTCCTTCACCTTCCCTCAGATGAAGCAGGACTGCATTCGAGGGCAGTTTATCCATCTGCCCAAGGTTGGGCCGGTCAAGCTGGTCCAACACCGCCCTTTGCCCGACGGTTTTACAAAGTAG
- a CDS encoding transposase: MAKKLLSKGKHIAHEALTIRGLARSRLAKSVDDAGWGEFLQILAAKAERAGLLTIAGDPRGSSQGCSGCGRDVPKKLHERWHDCPHCGLRIGRDHSSARVIKSRAVGRPVLQAQEMSCHWAGVTGKPALYASA; the protein is encoded by the coding sequence ATGGCAAAGAAGTTGTTAAGTAAGGGGAAGCACATTGCTCATGAGGCGCTTACTATTAGGGGTCTGGCTAGAAGCAGACTAGCCAAATCTGTTGATGATGCTGGGTGGGGTGAGTTCCTGCAAATTTTGGCAGCCAAGGCTGAAAGAGCTGGGCTGTTGACGATTGCAGGGGATCCCCGCGGCAGCAGTCAAGGGTGCTCGGGGTGTGGTCGAGATGTGCCCAAAAAGCTGCATGAGCGGTGGCACGATTGTCCGCACTGTGGGTTGAGGATTGGCAGGGATCACAGCTCGGCGAGGGTCATCAAATCTAGAGCGGTGGGGCGTCCCGTTCTTCAAGCTCAGGAAATGTCCTGCCATTGGGCAGGAGTCACTGGGAAGCCCGCACTCTATGCGTCAGCATGA
- the grpE gene encoding nucleotide exchange factor GrpE yields the protein MTAEEKQPMPTEDAYPELQEEEIDVEAELEKLILEDREAEASTSSGEASAEASQDLSETLKQLQQELEITRQQLKEKEESYIRLYADFENYRRRTQREKEEFSQKERQKFVLEILPVVDSFERAQQQLKLETDREREVHNSYQSVYRLLVECLKKMGVSRMKSVGQPFDPNLHEAIARQPSSEYPEDVVAVEYQPGYKLGDLVIRHAMVAVSSGSPTSEPSPSDPATPKPEPESTPASPQNPQHS from the coding sequence ATGACTGCTGAAGAAAAGCAACCGATGCCCACAGAAGATGCCTATCCTGAACTCCAGGAAGAGGAAATCGACGTAGAAGCAGAGCTGGAGAAGCTGATTTTGGAAGACCGTGAAGCGGAAGCCAGCACCTCCTCTGGCGAAGCCAGCGCTGAGGCTTCTCAGGATCTCAGCGAAACCTTAAAGCAGCTCCAGCAGGAGTTGGAAATAACGCGCCAGCAACTGAAAGAGAAGGAAGAGTCCTACATCCGCCTCTATGCCGATTTTGAGAACTACCGACGGCGTACCCAGCGGGAAAAAGAGGAGTTCAGCCAAAAAGAACGGCAGAAATTTGTGCTGGAGATCCTGCCTGTGGTGGATAGCTTTGAGCGGGCGCAGCAGCAGTTAAAGCTGGAGACCGACCGCGAGCGGGAGGTGCACAACAGCTACCAAAGCGTCTATCGCTTGCTGGTGGAATGCTTGAAAAAGATGGGCGTATCCCGCATGAAATCGGTAGGCCAGCCCTTCGATCCTAACCTGCACGAGGCCATAGCCCGCCAGCCCAGCAGCGAGTACCCCGAAGATGTGGTGGCCGTCGAATATCAACCGGGCTACAAGCTGGGGGACTTGGTGATTCGCCACGCCATGGTGGCTGTCTCGTCGGGCAGCCCAACCTCTGAACCGTCTCCCTCAGACCCAGCCACCCCCAAACCCGAGCCGGAAAGCACGCCTGCCTCTCCCCAAAACCCCCAACATTCGTGA